A part of Nodosilinea sp. FACHB-141 genomic DNA contains:
- a CDS encoding single-stranded DNA-binding protein — translation MTDNTADLARALKQIEVATMAIAAANPPNWKRPLSAYKDGWVAAIGAIEVAHDNHGPTVIWWMGHHYTRRSGSNPKFGAAIWFSRSMGKGEDGEASYVRLITFADGPTPTAEPLPDYVVKALDRSK, via the coding sequence ATGACCGACAACACCGCCGACCTAGCCCGCGCACTGAAGCAGATTGAAGTCGCTACCATGGCGATCGCCGCAGCCAACCCGCCCAACTGGAAGCGCCCACTATCGGCCTACAAAGACGGCTGGGTAGCTGCGATCGGGGCAATCGAGGTAGCTCACGACAACCACGGCCCTACTGTCATTTGGTGGATGGGCCATCATTACACCCGCCGCAGTGGCAGTAACCCCAAATTTGGTGCGGCGATTTGGTTCAGCCGCAGTATGGGCAAGGGCGAAGATGGCGAGGCCAGCTACGTGAGGCTGATTACCTTCGCCGACGGCCCTACACCTACAGCAGAGCCGCTGCCTGACTACGTGGTGAAGGCCCTCGATCGCAGCAAATAG
- a CDS encoding heavy metal translocating P-type ATPase, with amino-acid sequence MVSANLSTPRLSSLVKDHPDAIAAFTCAALVLLGWQSLHLGWVGAAILILTAAYVIGGFESAREGLTTLFKEKELDVDLLMIVAALGAASLGLWRREYFLIVDGAVLILIFAISGALEGYAMQRTERSIRGLMSLTADTVRVIRGEREETMPISAIAVGEQVLVKPGELVPTDGLVIEGVSTLNQAPITGESIPVEKTIGDQVFAGTINGSGALRLKIHQPPESSLIQRVIRLVQQAQTEAPPSQQFIERFERGYAKVIVVAGILLGVLPPFLLGWSWEQTIYRALIFLVVASPCALMASIMPALLSGIANGARRGILFKNGAHLERMGRVRAIAFDKTGTLTTGRIEVVSMRAVEPSTQLLLQVAAALESLSEHPIGEAIVQAVRQQNLSWTEAVNGQAKTGQGITGEIDRKTAVVGKAAFVQSQAKSPPPTLVQHSQQWEAEGNTVVWVAYGGEVLGIIAVADTVRPTAARAIAQLKRLGVEQIVMLTGDNARTAQSIAQQTGVDQFHAELLPEDKVDVIRRLQKQYQTVAMVGDGINDAPALAQASVGIAMGTAGSDAALETADVVLMADRLEHLEHAIRLGRRAQSVVKQNIVFALGFVVILLISNFAGDLTLPLGVLGHEGSTVIVTLSGLRLLRN; translated from the coding sequence ATGGTTTCTGCCAACCTATCCACGCCCCGGCTGTCTAGCCTGGTTAAAGATCACCCGGATGCGATCGCCGCCTTCACCTGTGCGGCTCTCGTCCTCCTAGGCTGGCAATCGCTCCATCTGGGCTGGGTTGGAGCGGCCATTTTGATTTTGACGGCGGCCTACGTGATTGGCGGGTTTGAGAGTGCGCGGGAAGGGTTAACGACCCTATTCAAGGAGAAAGAGCTAGACGTAGACCTGCTGATGATCGTGGCGGCTCTGGGTGCGGCCAGTCTGGGCCTGTGGCGGCGAGAGTATTTCCTGATTGTGGATGGCGCGGTTTTGATCCTGATTTTTGCCATCAGTGGGGCGCTGGAAGGGTACGCCATGCAGCGAACAGAGCGCAGTATTCGCGGGTTGATGAGCCTGACTGCCGATACGGTGCGAGTGATCCGAGGGGAGCGAGAAGAGACTATGCCGATTTCAGCGATCGCTGTTGGCGAGCAGGTGCTGGTCAAGCCGGGAGAGCTGGTGCCGACCGATGGGTTGGTGATTGAAGGGGTTAGCACCCTAAACCAGGCACCAATTACCGGAGAATCCATTCCGGTAGAAAAGACGATCGGCGACCAGGTCTTTGCGGGCACCATCAACGGCAGCGGCGCCCTGCGGCTAAAAATTCACCAGCCGCCCGAAAGCAGCCTAATTCAGCGAGTCATTCGCCTGGTGCAGCAGGCCCAAACCGAGGCCCCACCTTCCCAGCAGTTTATCGAGCGCTTTGAGCGGGGCTATGCCAAAGTCATCGTGGTGGCCGGAATTTTGCTGGGCGTGCTGCCGCCCTTTTTACTGGGCTGGAGCTGGGAGCAGACCATTTACCGGGCCTTGATTTTTTTGGTCGTGGCGTCGCCCTGTGCGTTGATGGCCTCGATTATGCCCGCGCTGCTGTCGGGCATTGCCAACGGCGCGCGGCGCGGAATTTTGTTTAAGAATGGAGCGCATCTGGAGCGCATGGGACGGGTGAGAGCGATCGCATTCGACAAAACCGGCACGCTGACCACGGGCAGGATTGAGGTAGTCAGCATGCGGGCCGTTGAGCCGTCCACGCAGCTATTACTTCAAGTTGCCGCTGCCTTGGAAAGCCTGTCTGAGCATCCCATTGGTGAAGCGATCGTGCAGGCCGTCCGCCAGCAAAACCTGAGCTGGACAGAGGCGGTTAATGGCCAAGCCAAGACTGGGCAGGGGATTACCGGAGAAATTGATCGCAAAACAGCGGTGGTTGGTAAAGCGGCCTTTGTCCAGTCCCAGGCCAAGAGCCCTCCCCCAACCTTGGTTCAGCACAGCCAGCAGTGGGAAGCTGAGGGCAATACGGTGGTGTGGGTAGCCTATGGCGGCGAGGTATTGGGCATCATCGCTGTTGCCGACACCGTGCGCCCGACTGCAGCGCGGGCGATCGCCCAACTCAAGCGGCTGGGGGTTGAGCAGATTGTCATGCTAACGGGGGACAATGCCCGGACGGCTCAAAGCATTGCTCAGCAGACCGGGGTCGATCAGTTCCATGCCGAGCTGCTGCCCGAAGACAAAGTAGACGTGATTCGCCGCTTGCAGAAACAGTATCAAACGGTGGCGATGGTCGGCGATGGCATTAACGATGCGCCCGCCCTGGCCCAGGCATCGGTGGGCATTGCGATGGGAACCGCGGGCAGCGACGCGGCGCTTGAAACCGCAGACGTTGTGCTGATGGCCGATCGCTTGGAGCACCTAGAGCACGCGATTCGGCTAGGTCGCCGGGCTCAGAGCGTAGTTAAGCAAAACATAGTGTTTGCCCTTGGGTTTGTCGTGATTCTGCTGATTTCGAATTTTGCGGGTGACCTCACGTTGCCCCTGGGCGTGCTGGGGCACGAAGGCTCGACGGTAATCGTGACACTGAGCGGGCTGCGGCTATTGAGAAATTAG
- a CDS encoding precorrin-8X methylmutase, translating into MKAPYLTIKELTDAVGGVTPRMVRHYHTLGLLPPVQRSEGNYRLYTQQDVQRLQRVIALKQQGFQLSHIRQLLDSQSEELTNPTLMAQLQQQYRAVIEQITRLRQTATALEGLLGRDRDCQSTQAEVLAQIKQLDVNTQEELGKLDQIWSNLDAETTAHPEAFQESLQRLLPDLSDYSEVTVHLLHQLVLACGDVSLINFVSLSPSAVASARKVLKAKCCIVTDLPSVAATLDRTRLAHLECPIATLIDDPHITGVSEAEQTFYNHPAWQERLRQTPKGSVLVIGYAPSVLLAACQLIEQQQIEPALVIGMPIGFSHAPAAKRRLAATKVAHITIQGSFGGGLLASVTLNSLVETLIEKPDCHCYLTRS; encoded by the coding sequence ATGAAGGCTCCATACCTAACCATCAAAGAACTCACAGACGCGGTTGGCGGCGTCACCCCCCGCATGGTGAGGCACTACCACACCCTGGGGCTGCTGCCGCCCGTGCAGCGCTCCGAGGGCAACTACCGCCTCTACACCCAGCAAGACGTGCAGCGTCTTCAGCGCGTGATTGCCCTCAAGCAGCAGGGGTTTCAGCTCTCGCACATTCGCCAGCTACTCGACAGCCAGTCCGAAGAACTCACCAACCCCACATTGATGGCCCAGCTACAGCAGCAGTATCGCGCCGTGATTGAGCAAATCACCCGGCTGCGGCAGACGGCAACGGCGCTAGAGGGGCTGCTGGGGCGCGATCGCGATTGCCAGAGCACCCAGGCCGAGGTGTTGGCCCAGATCAAGCAGCTAGATGTGAATACCCAGGAGGAACTCGGCAAACTCGACCAGATCTGGTCAAATCTAGATGCCGAGACAACAGCGCACCCAGAAGCATTTCAAGAATCCCTACAGCGGCTGCTTCCTGACCTGTCTGACTACTCTGAAGTCACAGTTCATTTACTGCATCAGCTCGTGCTGGCCTGTGGCGACGTTAGCTTGATCAACTTTGTCAGCTTGAGCCCAAGTGCTGTTGCATCTGCTCGCAAAGTGCTCAAAGCAAAGTGTTGTATTGTGACAGACTTGCCAAGCGTCGCCGCCACCCTCGATCGCACTCGGTTAGCGCATTTGGAATGTCCGATCGCAACTCTGATTGATGATCCCCACATTACGGGCGTTAGTGAAGCAGAGCAAACGTTTTACAACCATCCAGCTTGGCAAGAACGGCTACGGCAGACGCCCAAGGGGTCTGTGCTGGTCATCGGATACGCCCCCTCAGTGCTGCTTGCGGCCTGCCAGCTGATTGAGCAGCAGCAAATCGAGCCCGCCCTCGTCATTGGCATGCCGATTGGGTTTAGCCATGCGCCAGCGGCAAAGCGGCGACTGGCGGCGACAAAAGTTGCTCACATCACGATTCAAGGCAGCTTCGGTGGTGGGCTTTTAGCATCAGTGACGTTAAATTCTCTAGTGGAAACGCTCATTGAAAAGCCAGATTGCCACTGTTACCTCACCCGTTCTTAG